TTATATTGTTCATAAAAGTCATAATTTTATGCACTTACACTTATAATCTATTGATATGTGAAGTTTAAGTCCACTTAAAGAGGTTTGCTCCTTAGGTTTTGGGTatccattttgggtcacctctagtctgaaaattctgcaGCACATATTATAATTCTATAGTAGTATatctatattttgaaatgccaaATAatctttattgaataaaattgtttttaaaaaattacatttttacagagtttagaAAGGGGCTATATTGTGacggaaggttttcaagaatgaaatgaacaattttcataacccACAAGTTTCGGAGTACTGTTATCTTAGCTTCCTAATTTTTAGCGCAGACCAAACTtctatatagatacatgtagtttgtgtATTATGATATATTCATGATATTCTAAAAACagatttgaacaatattttgatatttctatcgatatattttggcatatttagcttatatttcataaaaggtAAGACAAAATTAACTTCAATTTTGGCCTAAAATTAGCATATTTCACgctatatctcaaatttttgagatgtgacccctacttcttttacttttaaatactCGCATTAAAAGAGTTATGgaatttgtataattttcacaattaagaaaatttcagtCATAGTGTTAAATTTTTAGGGTCttttctgaaattttcaaaaaatattcaatggccattatcAAAAAAAGTatgtcattgacctacttttttgaaagtgaaaaatagcactacAATGATAGGTCTTTGACACagaatagatggtttttcattatcatcagtggatttttttttcactctgagtaaacgtataccttaaaTGTTTGTCTATTTGTACGCACAGTTATGAAAAGATGACATcactatacatttttttatttgcgttataattCGATTAGTCCAAAAGTTTTGTAACATctgttgttgtgttcattatgtactGGCCTTTGAAGCTACATGTTCCATGCAGTAAAgcaagaattttaaaactttgacttgattttacttttatagtcactacttctgttcaacttcatactgtattaaaatcataattaaataatagttcagactatgaatatttgttttatttcttcaaattatcaatttccatGTCAAGTTTTAGCAAAcatttcaggaaaattatccGATTTCTGTTTGGGGtcctatatttccaaaaaatgaaTGACATGTGACATggatcaaaaataaaataaatgaacattttaggtccccctttttatatccaagtggttttcggatgattgacattgctattatttcaggtgccaacctccttaaTAAAAATCAAGAAGCACGGTAACGTTCGACAAGATGACATTTccaagtatatgtatatacattactttagacattacatgtatatatgtttttttgattatcgagaaggggggggggggggggggttgttggtCCGACGGTTATTTGAATTTGCCGGGGTGGACTAAGTCTAAGGCATGTTTTTGGTAATTTcacaatgtaaatttaaagaaattgagTTAGCAGGTGTGTGAAGGGGGATGTCAGGCCCCTCCTCCctgaagcccccccccccccccggcaaaaaataaaataaaataaaaaatgaaaataaaacatgatcCGCGCATATGGTTCAGTAAAATAACTCTCCTATTTGGAAGAACTGCCTGACTGGGTTAAGTCATAGACTCTACCCTCGTATTTACATTTCAGTGTTGTCTATTTTCGAATAAATTCCAGTAGAATTTattaagataaagaaaaaaaaatacgtcgAGTATTTAGTATTCATTTGTACATGCATTggttatcaaaatatttgaagttcGCAGATATGCAAGAATCTGATTTATATAGTCTTAAAGTATTTTGTATGAATGTTTTAATATGACATTTGATTTAAATCTTTTCAGTTTTTCATTAATACATATGCATctttttattcttaatttatCCAGGTCTGCaagtaaaaattgaaaattttatgtttattttaactaTCCGAACGGGACGTCGTAGTAAAAAGAGGACGATTCCATTCGAACCAATCAAATCGTTCGTTACTTTCATGCAAGCGTCGGTCCGGCATGTGCCCGAACAAGAGAGAACAAAtaccaaaataatttttatatttcataacttTTACAACTATGAATAGCTGAACAGAACTCGGTATGTATTCAAAGTATTTACACTCAATGCAAACGtagtatttttaattaattttgcaGTTTTTGCTAAATAATGAGAAAAAGTAAGTTGAGAGTAGGCCACCTTATATCATCAATAATTCAATAATATTAGGTAGTTTACTCAAAATATATCGTGATAATGGTACgaaatcgttttaaaaaaatattttttaactcgTATGCCATGATTTCCTAAAATGGAATGGATTAATTTTACTATCACGGATGCAATTTTTGCGTCAAATCAGGAACTTGGTTGCTGTGGCCTGTACACTTTATAACCGATCTAAGGTTAATGCTCACTGAAAACAGTAATGCATTGCGATTTTTTATTGATGCATCATAATACAAAACATATGGTGATTGTATTTGACTATTCTCCTTATTTCCaagtattttattaaatttgcaCAGATGCTTACATGAAATTTGcagtttttattcaatttataacaaaatgtaATACTGTAACTCATTTACTTGAAAACCAAATCTCAATAATGATATTGCAAGACACCAGAATAACTTACCTGATAATGAATTCATATAATTGTTAGCTTATCTAATTTCtgaacaaaaattataatgttGAGATTCTTTTTATTGGTATGCACAGACTGTATTTAGGATGGTGTATCATAACTAATTCTACTGTAGTGTTAATTTTATTCCTTAGTaaattttcttgtttattttggcAGAGAAAAGAGAATTGACATAAATCAAGATGCCaggaataaaaagaaaaggttCACTGTTGCCTGTCACTGATAAGCCACCCAAGTTAAAGAAACAGAGCACAAGTGCCACAGTTGCCACAGCTAAAGGAAAGGtagagaagaagaaaaagattgTCCCGGTAGATTCATTAGACGCTCCGCctaaattagaaaaaatatcaGCCATTGATTCTAGAAAGAAAGCATCTCCCGGGAAAAAGTCACCAGAAAAGAAATATAAGATGCCAAGATTTCCCACATTGAAACCCACCAAACGGAAAGATGATGTAGATGGAGATTTTTCTTTTTCCACACCATTATTTTATTCCAAATCCTCAGCTTCAACCAATTTTACCAAACTAAAAAAGGACCCCACCCTAAAGTTAAATGACAAGATAACTGAGAATGAATTGAATAACGACAAAGGAACAAACCTGGCCTCAGAGACTACAGAAATTTTGCCCCCTCAGTTGGAAATCGAGGTGGACCCCAGTCTGACTAGGGCTTCAGAGATAGAGAAGAAAATGCAAAAACTTCCATCCGGCTCAATTGTGGGCAAAATTACCAACTTAGAATTTGATGACCTGGTTTTACCTGTAGTTGCATCAGATATAGTTTATGAATTTTCTGATGAGAGTTCCACTTCAACATATGGAGCTTCTAAGATTACTTGTGGAAGTCTCCAGCCAAGAGCCTCAGCTTTTGAAGTTGCTGAATATTTTACTTCTGTGGATAACCAAGATAgtgaaaaaaagattgaaaaagaACCATTACCAAAAATTGAAGAGGAAGCAAGTGAGAATACTGAGAAAGAACAAATTGATATAGATGAACAGGAAATGAATGAAAGTGAAATTAAAGACAGCAGTGATGAAGACAGTGACAAAAAGGCTGAGAGTAAGGAAGAAAATAAACCAGAGGCTAGTACCAGCACTAATGAAACTGCCTCCCCTGTGAAAACTCCTAGAAAAGTTCCTGGAGGCCTTCGCGAGATTGTCTTTTCATTTGACACTACAGGGTCCATGTATAGTTACATGGAAGAAGCAGGGGAGAGAATTAAGGATCTAGTCAACCGCTTACAGACCGATATGCCTGGGATTCGTCTAGCGTTCATGGCACACGGTGACTATTATGATCTCAGCCATGACAGATACCTGATCAAGTGGATCGATTTTGGTGCCAGTATTGAGGAAGTGGTGAAATTCTTTGAGAACCTGTCAATCACTCATGGAGGTGACGATGACGAGTGTTACGAACTTGTTCTGAGGAAGACTCGTGAGTCTCTATCTTGGACCCCTGGGAGTCAGAGAAGTCTAGTTTTGATAGGAGACTCCGACCCCCACGAACCAGGCtataaatatgaacaatttgTCAATGACATTGACTGGAGGGTAGAGACGGCTCTTCTGAAGGAGATGGTTTGTTACATTTAGACATTTTCTTGCTTTCTAAagttttcatagaaaaaatagGGTTTTTTTGCTCAAAAGTTGGTGGGATTGATGGCAGAATGTTGTTAGGTACAAATTTGAACATGATGTACTGAAGACTTTCTACAtagtttataataattataaaaaattgttagATGTTTATGTATAAGGATAATAAGAATGTTGATTGGCTTTTGTATggccaaaaaaaatcaaaagtttctcagtcaataaaaatgaaattttaaaagaacaaaatgTGACAGACAGGTTTGATATTGCAAATGTCATAATGATACTCAATTTTTGAACTgcaaataaggttttttttaacaattcttCCCTGAGAAGCTTTACaagaacttttttgttgaattaacACATCTCTTGCTTTGTTTTGTAGGGAGTCAGGATCTACGGTTTACAGGTGGGATACAGATCAGACTTCTACAAACAGATCTCAAAAATAACTGGAGGTGCTCATCTGAGAATAGACAATGCTAGCTTTACTTATGAAACTCTGATGTCCATATGTTTACGAGAAGGCAGCTTGAAGTTACTAAAGGTGATTTATTGATGAATTACACGAGTTTATACAGATGGTTAATCATCTAAAGTCACTATCCAAAAAAACTAATCAGATTTAAGGACTAGATTTAACAACTTCCCATACAGGCTTGGTTCAGAATCACACTTCAGCCTATAATTTTGTTGCTACCAAAGTTCAAGCGGTAGTTTGGTTCCTTTTCACACTTTTAACACCCAAGGTGACCCCAGGAGTAAACAAAATCATGGAGAAGTTCATACTAGCAAGGACTGGGTTTATTTAAGtttgtccatattttttttattaatgattttatatgCTAGAATGGTGGATaaaacaaactacatgtatatatataccaaGTTTGAGAAAAATTTAATTGACGTATAATAGACTGTTGGATtggcttaaaaaaattgaaaagtcaACCTGAGGTGATGTAATGTGGGATGATAGATGTTGTAAAGCTTAACATAGATGTGGGAGAAGAGAAGGTTTAGGAAAATGAAATTGCTTTACTTAGTATGTAAAGCACTCTTCTAATCATGGCTGCCTGATAACATTAGATTAAAACTCACATTTAACTTTTTGAAATCTAAACTCTGTGCATTTTGATAACATCAGCAGAAAAACCCAGCATCTTGCATGTAAACTTATTTCTTTTGTCATGCAGCCATGGCCAGGTGAGagaagaatgtaaatattacttGTATTTGCATTGATTCAATAACAAAACTTTGATGTGAATCGATATTCAGTAGATCTTGCTTGTTTAAACTACCGCTGTTGAGATTTAAGATTAATACTGATTTCATCACTTGCTTTTTCCTTGTTCTTGCAGAGTTACGAAAATGAAGTGCGAAAAGCCAAGAAAAATTCAGAGGAGGGGGGTATATTGGACTTGGAATTAGAGAGGTTATTTAGCTCACTGAAAAGTGTTGAGGACAACAAATCTACGAAAACAATGCTCAAGGAACAAAAACTAGCCCTCAAAGAAGAAAAGAAGGCCAAGAGAGCCCTGGAGATGGAGGCAAAAATGGAGGGAAGTGGAGGCGAAGGATCACCcaccaaaaaattaaagatcGATAAGTCCCCCCTTAAATCTTTGAACAAGTTCAAGAATGCAGCAACTGCTAAAATTTTGTCTAAAGCAAAAAGAACAATTATTGAGAAAAAATTAGCAAAGACTTCTCCTGTGAACAAAGGGTTAAAAAATGAAGATGGCCAAAAGGAGGAAACCACCAAATCAAAAGTCCCATCAaaagtgaaagtgaaaaaaGAAGAGGGCAAGGAAATCTCAAAAAAGACACTGCCAAAGTCTGTGAAGAAATCTTTGAAGTCTGGAAGTGGAACTCAAAACGGAAGTGGGAAAAAGAAACCAGGAAGGCCTCCTAAAGCTCAGAATGAAGGAGGAAAGAAGAAGCCTGGGAGACCTCCAAAAAGTCCTACAGtggaagagaaaaagaaacctgGAAGACCTCCAAAAAGTCCTACAGtggaagagaaaaagaaacctgGAAGACCTCCAAAAAGTCCAGCAGaggaagagaaaaagaaacctgGTAGACCTTCCAAAGTTCAGAAGGAAGAGAAAAATGAAGAGAAGAAAAAACCTGGAAGACCTCCAAAGGGAGAACAGAAAAAGCCAGGCAGACCACCTAAAAACCCTACTCCTAGCAAAGAGGCTAAAGAAAATGCAAAAGATGACAAAGTAACAAATAAGAAAACTAGTGATGTGAAGTCCAAAAGAAATGAGAGCAAAGGAACAAAACCTGTGCAATCTACAAAACCTTCTCCAGCAGCTAAAAAATCACCAGGGAAAATCACCAAACCAAAGGTGTTGGCAAAAGTAGGCAATAAGAAGGCAGAACTCCTGAAAAAGTCAGCGAAAACCACCACAGCTAGTGCTGTTAAGAAACAAGAGAAAACTCAGGCATCCAAGAAAAGTGAGAAATCCAAACCTGCAAACAAAACCAAACTGGAGAGTAAGACTCCAAAAAAAGAAGCCAAGGAAGCTCAGCAGACTTCCAAGAAAAGTCCAAAAGCTTCACCAAAGGTAAAATTTTAGCTTGCATGTATTGTTTGCTTACACATCAAACTCTTACAATTTTATGAGGTGCTTTGATGAATCATTCTTTTTTGAAAGAAGCAAACCCTTCTTATTTACTGCAGGTAATTAATACAGTATCATAAAATACactgtaatatttatttgtggAGTAAATTGGGGAAATGGTAATGAGGAACATATGGTAAACATATTTCTGAAGTAAATTTTATTTACTGAAGCAAACTTTTTGAGCTAAAAGTTTATGCattaaaatatactattttataaAATTCGTTGTGGCTTACATCTTCAAGTATTACACAATACAACTCTTATTGTGTAGAAGGGAATGTGTTTGAAGTTGGTTAATTGCTTGTAACTACTTTGTAGGTGTCAAAACCGGTCAAGAAACAACCGAGAGAGGCGGCCCCGGTGACAAAGTTTGTGATGGGACCGCTCAGTGTGTTATCCTGGGACAACTGGATGCCTCTAATCACCCACACCAAGCCGGACGTCAAAACGGAGGACTGGAAAAAGAAGCCCAGTGTCTCGCCTGGGTTCTGCAATGACAAGGTGTATAACAGCGAGACTCCGCAAGCGGTGTACGAGATCGCGGTGTCCCCTCCCGACAGCACCAAGCGGTATCCGGTGTTTTATGCCGTCGATGCTCTGTGGAGCTGCTTCTCTTCCGCATACATTAAGAAGGAGGTGGAGCGAGTTATAAAAGCAAAGGGCTCCATCAGTGTGAGGAAAGGGTCCATGGGCAAACCTAATGATGCTGTGTTTCAGAAGGCAGTGGATTTCATGAAGGTGAACTTTGACTATGCCTGGGACGGGCGAGGGGTGGATGTTAAGAAAGATGGGTTCATTATTGCTAAAGCATCGTAACGCTGGTTATTTTTCACTTGATGATGTATTTTTAGTGATTTCATGACAATCGGATTTATAACCTTCTTATGTTATATGTTGCATTTTCATTATGTTCATATGCTTGTCTGTGGAAAGCAATTTCATATGGTACACAACTTTTCAAGATGTAATGATCCATGATCAATGTACCTTTTTTTGATCATGTGGCGTATGAAAGCTGAAATCGGAGGTAAATTATTTTTGGTTTATCAACTGTTTGTCAAGTTTATATGGATAACCTACATCTATATGCTGTATGTGTGTGTAAACATGTAAGAATCACTAATAAACCAGATaccatttttttatgaatttgtacattacttttttcattatttatgctaaatattttttattcacataaaCAGAGATGtgcattttttatacatatatatgtgaattgttatttatgataaacaccattttgtatagttttattcaaatgattttttttaatgtaaatggTATGTACAAAGATGTTGTGCTTGTTTTTTccttctttaattttttttttgtacctgACATTGCATCAAACGCCATTTATTGAATAGTAGGAAATAATTCGCAAAGCAGTTTTAAGGATCTAGTGAATAGACTTTAATATGAACATGATGAACAGTACATCTTCTTCCCCGAAAGTCATTTACATGTTGATATTGGATTTACTTTCATCTGTATGTTTTACAATGTGCGAATGCATGTCTGATTTGTTAAGGCTGGCAattttaatgttacatgtatatgtacatgtaagtaaattgAGGTTTGAGCAACTGGTACTTTGGGTAGTTTGTTTCCATCGATGGGATTTCTGTTGATTATTTCTAGTATTATTTTCAAGTACATGGATGTACTTGTACATTGtcttttttacatgtcaaaagGTTTCTGAATTTAAACTGAGTATTGAATGAAATAGCTGTTTGTAATGTTCCAGATTGTTCAAGTTTAGTGTGGAATTGTGCCGTGGTTTACTCAAGAGGGTTCTTTTAATGTGTATTTTTGTTGATGAAATGTATCTTTAATTGAGTCACATGGGACTGCAAAGTATGATACGTGTACCTTGGAACATGTCTGTTAATTTTTCCTTGTGATGTttgttatttcaaatgaatttttgttcATGGTTTAAATTGATAGATATAAAGTAATTGCTTATTATTAAGatatgatttataataataaaaaaaatataattacattaAATATGCAAAGttcttgttttatatttttggggttttttttaaggggTGGGGGGGTGTTCATGTCATTTGAAGTACACGAACCAAGTGTTTTATTAAAAAGCTGATCACATTGCTGGCATAAGGACTTATTATTGCATCAAGTTTATAGGGATATCATTAATAATGTTACAGATGTTTTAAATTATGGTTTGTATGAGTGATATATTGGATGaatgtttccttaaaaaatGTCCATATATGCAAGGTTTTTATAGTAGGATTTAAATGAAATCGATCATATCGTTTTCTGAAAGAGTTGATTAGTTTGGCAATTGGATTTATGATAACATGGGTGCAAGTGTGGCAATTGAGTGACATTTTGGTAAAAAGGCATTTTAGATATGATAACAGGGTTACTATttacagcgaattacagaataccggtagagttttcaatagcttgttggattgttcaatagggtattcaatttggtcagcaaggtatcacatTAGGTTAAAATCTAGGTCATGTGATTACTCAGGTATGACAGCGATGAAGTGAGTTAAtctagtaaatacatgtatttgcacaTTTGGGCCTTTTTTGTTTCTCCCTGTTGTCCTACATTAgctataataataaaaatctgAACTAATTAAGCAGTCACAGCAAAAACTACTATTAGTGCTGTATGTTGCACCAGGAATTGGGGAaccaaaatgtttaatgattttttgaaggaaaaaaatatctcCGTAATTCTTAAGGTTATGCTtttctcttttgtttgtttcttcagaaatgttttttgaattacattttttgaaaaacaaaattcaaattactcCAAGCAGAATTGATGCTCTATAGAATCCAGTGCTGTCCAGGTgaacattctttttaaaagtcTATGAATAGAATAGCTAACAATAGGAGAGAGTGTTCTAGAGGTTTTCTTTGTGCCAAATAAATTGGTTGAGTGCAAAATAACAATCTacacttgagtaaccacaggacctagatttaaacctgatgtgataccttgctaaccaaattgaataccctaCTGAGCAATCCAACAAGATattgaaaactctaccggtattctgtaattcgctgtaaAATCCAGTCATCAGCTGTTTGTGAGTTACAAAATCAAGAAACCTATTAATTAAGGAGACTGGATTCATGGTTTTATGCCAGTAGGAGGTCGAtttctaaaatgtaaaaaaaatggtaatgaAAGTATGAATGTGATAAAGAATCCTTAATTTCCTAagaaat
This genomic window from Crassostrea angulata isolate pt1a10 chromosome 8, ASM2561291v2, whole genome shotgun sequence contains:
- the LOC128158921 gene encoding uncharacterized protein LOC128158921 encodes the protein MPGIKRKGSLLPVTDKPPKLKKQSTSATVATAKGKVEKKKKIVPVDSLDAPPKLEKISAIDSRKKASPGKKSPEKKYKMPRFPTLKPTKRKDDVDGDFSFSTPLFYSKSSASTNFTKLKKDPTLKLNDKITENELNNDKGTNLASETTEILPPQLEIEVDPSLTRASEIEKKMQKLPSGSIVGKITNLEFDDLVLPVVASDIVYEFSDESSTSTYGASKITCGSLQPRASAFEVAEYFTSVDNQDSEKKIEKEPLPKIEEEASENTEKEQIDIDEQEMNESEIKDSSDEDSDKKAESKEENKPEASTSTNETASPVKTPRKVPGGLREIVFSFDTTGSMYSYMEEAGERIKDLVNRLQTDMPGIRLAFMAHGDYYDLSHDRYLIKWIDFGASIEEVVKFFENLSITHGGDDDECYELVLRKTRESLSWTPGSQRSLVLIGDSDPHEPGYKYEQFVNDIDWRVETALLKEMGVRIYGLQVGYRSDFYKQISKITGGAHLRIDNASFTYETLMSICLREGSLKLLKSYENEVRKAKKNSEEGGILDLELERLFSSLKSVEDNKSTKTMLKEQKLALKEEKKAKRALEMEAKMEGSGGEGSPTKKLKIDKSPLKSLNKFKNAATAKILSKAKRTIIEKKLAKTSPVNKGLKNEDGQKEETTKSKVPSKVKVKKEEGKEISKKTLPKSVKKSLKSGSGTQNGSGKKKPGRPPKAQNEGGKKKPGRPPKSPTVEEKKKPGRPPKSPTVEEKKKPGRPPKSPAEEEKKKPGRPSKVQKEEKNEEKKKPGRPPKGEQKKPGRPPKNPTPSKEAKENAKDDKVTNKKTSDVKSKRNESKGTKPVQSTKPSPAAKKSPGKITKPKVLAKVGNKKAELLKKSAKTTTASAVKKQEKTQASKKSEKSKPANKTKLESKTPKKEAKEAQQTSKKSPKASPKVSKPVKKQPREAAPVTKFVMGPLSVLSWDNWMPLITHTKPDVKTEDWKKKPSVSPGFCNDKVYNSETPQAVYEIAVSPPDSTKRYPVFYAVDALWSCFSSAYIKKEVERVIKAKGSISVRKGSMGKPNDAVFQKAVDFMKVNFDYAWDGRGVDVKKDGFIIAKASSLNCVHGITMATVLEDPSLERHFKGHRDTVCSLDFNPNMKQLASVSMDSCLMVWNFKPQMRAYRFVGHKDAVMDVKFSPSGHLVASASRDKTVRLWIPTVKGESTVFKAHTATVRSVDFTYDGQTLITASDDKTIKLWTCHRQKFLYSLNQHSNWVRSAKFSPDGRLIVSGSDDKTVKIWDRNSKECIHTFYEHGGFVNHVEFHPSGTCIASAGTDSTVKVWDIRMNKLLQHYTAHSAAVNSLSFHASGNYLISGSDDSTLKVFDLLEGRLFYTLHGHQGPCTAVAFSKSGEYFASGGSDEQVLVWKTNFDQLDFSEVLQSHKNRQEEPTPSEPTVSDIPPRVTRKPTKPKSPRGYDARTELKNMDDESVPVTDVGPAMFSSEQNGVTFEMDMMGSEPEPTIRTTKDRPATTQQLEPQSLPPQLGKTLEQIVGQLDVLTQTVSLLEQRLTMTENKLRECLDNQQRLTLQVRPSD